Proteins co-encoded in one Malus sylvestris chromosome 7, drMalSylv7.2, whole genome shotgun sequence genomic window:
- the LOC126628895 gene encoding probable E3 ubiquitin-protein ligase RHB1A yields MGGCCCSCRKAHLHGAPVCIYCPPVLEEQESLRSLDVTASTISAGLLVHWDLEASIPDTYRPPPPPLPYDMVFGCSRSTDSDSARETISCSSFDTSATCGDLGESDCKVQESSLDISPKKLELSKSNEPHVLEKEDEDVCPICLEEYETENPKFITKCEHHYHLSCILQWMERSDSCPICDQEVISPTKKVKEE; encoded by the exons ATGGGAGGTTGTTGCTGTTCTTGCAGAAAAGCTCATCTGCATGGAGCACCTGTATGTATCTAT TGTCCTCCGGTTTTGGAAGAGCAAGAGTCCTTAAGATCTCTTGATGTCACAGCCTCCACAATCAGTGCAGGACTCCTGGTTCATTGGGATCTGGAAGCATCAATACCAGACACTTACAGACCCCCTCCTCCACCTTTGCCGTATGATATGGTCTTTGGATGTTCACGATCAACAGATTCTGATTCTGCCAGGGAAACAATTAGCTGCAGTAGTTTTGATACTTCAGCAACTTGTGGAGATCTTGGGGAATCAGACTGCAAAGTTCAAGAAAGTTCTTTGGATATCTCACCGAAGAAGTTAGAactttcaaaatcaaatgaACCTCATGTTTTAGAAAAAGAAGACGAAGATGTTTGTCCCATTTGTCTCGAAG AGTATGAAACAGAGAATCCAaagtttatcacaaaatgcgAACACCACTATCACCTCTCGTGTATCCTTCAGTGGATGGAAAGAAGTGATTCCTGTCCTATATGTGATCAG GAAGTCATTTCACCAACGAAGAAGGTAAAAGAAGAGTAA